A window of Phenylobacterium sp. NIBR 498073 genomic DNA:
GGTCCGCAGGCCGACCATGAAGTCATGGATGCCCATGTGGTAACGGGCGATCGCCTCGATCGTGTCGACCTTCACGTTCAGATAGTTGTCGTGACGGTTGATGTCCGCGCCGTAGCGGAACTGGGCGTTGCCCGCGCCCGGCAGCACGCCCGGCATGTCGTTCACGGTGACGTCGACTTGGCCGACGCTCAGGCCGCCGAGCGGCAGCTGCTGGGTGTCGGTTTCCTTGCGCGAGTAGCGCAGCTCGGTCGAGAAGGCGTCCGTCCACTGCGAGTTCAGCTGGGCGGTGTAGACCGTCAGCTCCTCGATCTTGTTGTAGTCGTTGGTCTCCAGGCCGATCCGCGGCTGGGTGACGCTGTTGCCCTGGGCGAAGGTCGAGGTGACCGAGCCGTTCAGCGAGTTGCCGGAGGTGCTCTGCCACGAAAACTCGGCGCGGTGGTTGTCGTTGATGTTCCAGTCGATCTTGACGAGCTTCTTCTCGTCCTCGACCGGGAAGGCGCCCGACAGGAAGTTGCCCGGATCGTAGCCGTAGATGCGCTTGGTGTCGGCCTGGAACTGGTCGACGGCCCCCGTGGTGATGCGCGGGATGACCACCGAGGCGCCCGAACCGACCGGACCTTCGTCGAAGCCGAGTTCGCCGTCGAACTTCTCGTAGGCGGCGAAGAAGAACAGGGTGTCCTTGATGATCGGGCCGCCCAGGGTGAAGCCCCAGGTCTTTTCCTCGAACGCCGAACCGGCGGGCTTGCCGCGCACGGTGTCGCCCTGGAAGTCACGGCCGCTCTTTTCGCCGAACAGCGAACCCGAGAAGTCGTTGCCGCCCGACTTCAGCACCGCGTTGATCTGGCCGCCGGTGAAGCCGTTGTTGATCGGGCTGTAGGGGGCGATCGAGACGTTGACCGCGCCGACCGCGTCCAGCGGGAAGGGCGAGCGCTGGGTCGGGTAGCCGTTGTTGTTCAGGCCGAAGTCGTCGTTCTGGCGGACGCCGTTGACGGTCAGCTGGTTGAAGCGGGTGTTGGTGCCGGCGAAGGACAGCGCGTCCTGGTTCGAGACGTCGATGGTCGCGAACGGGTCGAGACGGGCGAAGTCCTTGATGTCGCGGCTGATCGACGGCAGCGATTCGATCGCCGCGGCCGAGAAGTTGGTCGAGGGGCCGCCTTGGCTCGGCGCGGCCAGCGCGCCGGTCACCACCAGCTCTTCGACCGCCGCGGAACCCGCGCGGTACATGTCGAGCTGGACGTTCGCCGGATCGCCGACGCCGACATTCTGCAGAGTCGCCTGGCTGCGCTCGAAATCCGCCGCGGTGGCGACGATGCGGTACGGGCCGCCGACGCGCAGGCCGCGGGCCGAGAAGTAACCGTCAGCGCCGGTGACCGAGGTCGAGGTCGCGCCGGTCGGGACGTGCGTCACCGTCACCGTGGCGCCGGCCACGCCCGCGCCGCTTTCGTCCGTAACCTGACCACGCACCGAACCGGTGGTTTCCTGCGCGTACACCGCGCTGGACATGGCGCACACGAGCGCCGTCAATGCCGCGCCGGCGGCGAGCCTATTCATCATTCGCATTAAGGTCCCCTAATCCAACGGGAACGGGACGAACTCTAAGGTTCATGCCCCCCATTCCTGGCGGCCCCTATAGCTCGGAAACTTCGCCTGTGGGTGACGGAATCGTGACGGCGTGGTCACTTGACGTGACGGTCGCCAAATAAGCTGGCGCCTGTCGCTTTACAGACACGCTGACCCGCGCAAGTTTCCGCCCATCGACGACGCGAAGAGGCGGCTTTGCCCAGCACCCCACTGTCTGCGCACGGGACCGACCGCCATTGGCGCGCGGTGCTGATGATCACCCTGGCGCTGACCGCCGTGCGGATGGTCGCGCTGTTCGCCACGCCGCTCGAGCTCTATCCCGACGAAGCGCAGTACTGGCTTTGGTCGCGCACGCTCGACTGGGGCTACTATTCGAAACCGCCGATGGTGGCCTGGCTGATCTGGGCGACGACCTCGATCGGCGGCGACGCCGAGCCCTGGGTCCGCTTCTCGGCCCCGCTGCTGCATGCGGTGACCACGTTCTGCGTGTTCGCGATCGGTCGGCGTCTCTACGACTCAAGCACCGGGTTCGCCGCGGCGGTGCTCTATCTGCTGATGCCGGCGGTGCAGCTGTCCTCGCTGGTCGCGGCGACCGACGCGCCGCTGCTGATGTTCCTGGCCCTGGCGCTGCTGGCCTATGTGGAGATGCCGGCCGGCGACGCCCGCCGCCGCGTCTGGCTGGCCGCCGGGTTCGGCGCGGCGCTGGGGCTGGCCTTCCTGTCGAAATACGCGGCCGTGTACGGACTGATCGGCCTGGCGCTGCATCTGGCCGCCTCGCCCGACGCGCGGCGGATCTGGAACCTGAAGTCGGTGCTGGCCGCGCTGGCCGCCTTGCTGGCGATCCTGGCGCCCAACCTGATCTGGAACGCTGCGCACGACTTTGCGACGGTCCAGCACACCGCCGCCAACGCCAACTGGAGCGGCCGCCAGCTCTTCAACCTCGGCGAGCTCGGTGACTTCCTGGCCTCGCAGTTCGGCGTGTTCGGCCCCATCCCGTTCGCGGTGCTGCTCGGCGGCGCGGCGGTGCTGGCCTTCCGGCGCCGACTGCAACCTGCCGACGTGCTGCTGATCTGCTTTGCGCTGCCGGCGATCCTGATCGTCACCGGCCAGGCGTTCATCAGCCGCGCCAACGCCAACTGGTCGGGCGCCGGCTACGCCCCCGGCGTGATCCTGGTCGCGGCCTGGCTGGTGCGCTGGCGGGCCCGCTGGTGGCTGATTGGGGCGCTGGCGCTGCAGGGCGCGGTCGCCGCGGTGTTCCTGGCCTGCGTGCTCAATCCCGGCTTCGCCGACCGCGTCGGCCTGTCGAACGCCTTCAAGCGGGCCAAGGGCTGGGAGCAGATGACCCAGGCCATGGCCGAGCGGGCCATGCGCGAGCCGCCCGGCGCGCTGAGCGCGATCGCGGTCAACGACCGCTTCCTGTTCAACGCCGCGGCCTATTACGGCCGCGAGTACTTCGGCCAGAACGGCGAACCGCCGCTGAAGATGTGGGTGCGCGAGGCCCACCCCCAGAACCAGGCCGAGACCGTCGCCCCGCTGACCGCGGCCGACGGCAGGCGGGTGCTGGCCGTCAGCCTGGAGCAGGTGTTCGTGGATGAGATGAAGGCCGATTTCCGCGCCACATCGGGCGAGGAGATCGTCAGCATCTGGCTGGACCGCAAGCGCAAGCGCAAGGCCGAGATGTTCATCGCCGAGGGCTTCGCGCCGGCCCCGCGCGACCCGGTCACCGGTAAGCCGATCCCCAAACAGCCTTGAGCGCCCGGTCGCGTCCACAGCCGATGCGGTAGGCCTCATAGTTGGCCGGGTTCCGCTTGGCGTAGTCCTGGTGATAGGCCTCGGCCGGCCAGAACTTGCCGCCGGTGAGGATGCGGGTGGCGACCGGCTTGCCCAACGTCTTGGCGACCTGCGCCTTCACCGCCTGAGCCGTCGCCGTCTCGGCGCCGCCGTCGACGAACACCGCGGTCGTATAGGACGGCCCACGGTCGCAGATCTGGCCGCCGGCGTCGGTCGGGTCGATGTGGTGGAAGAATCCGTCGACCAGCTTGGCGTAGCTGATCTTGGCCGGATCGTAGGTGACCTTCACCGCCTCCAGATGGCCGCGGTGGTTCTGATAGGTCGGGTTCGGCATGGCGCCGCCGGCATAACCGGACACGACGCTGGTCACGCCGGGCAGGCTCTCCATCGCCTTTTCGGTCGACCAGAAGCAGCCGCCGGCGAACACCGCGGTCGCGGCCTGCGCGACCGGGGCCAAGGCCAGCGTGCTCAGCGTCGCCAGGGCGGCAGCGGTGCGAAGGGTCTTCATGGACGTCATGATCTCACCTCGAGGCGGCGGAACAAGACCCGCCGCGGTCTGGTGGAGATACGGACGCCCGGCCGTCCCGGATGCCTTTAGAGCGCGACCTCGAAGGCGGCCTCGGTCTTGGCCGTGACCTCGTCGAGCGTGACGCCGGGGGCCAGTTCGATGAGCTTGACCGGGGTCTTGCCGCGATTGATCTCGAAGACGCCCAGCTCAGTGATCAAGAGGTCGACGACGCCGGCGCCGGTCAGCGGCAGGCTGCATTCCTTGAGCAGCTTGGGCGCGCCCGACTTCTCGCAGTGGTCCATGACCACGACGACGCGCTTGACGCCCGCCACCAGGTCCATGGCCCCGCCCATGCCCTTGACCATCTTGCCGGGCACCATCCAGTTGGCCAGGTCGCCGTTCTGCGCCACCTGCATGCCGCCCAGGATCGACAGCGCAATGTGCCCGCCGCGGATCATCGCGAAGGAGTCGGCGCTGGAGAAATAGGACGAGCTCGCCAGCTCGGTGATGGTCTGCTTGCCGGCGTTGATCAGGTCGGCGTCCTCTTCACCCTCATAAGGGAAGGGGCCCATGCCCAGCATGCCGTTCTCGCTCTGCAGCGTCACATGCATGCCGTCGGGGATGTAGTTGGCGACCAGGGTCGGGATCCCGATGCCCAGGTTCACATAGAAGCCGTCGCGCAGTTCCTTGGCGGCGCGGGCGGCCATCTCGTCACGGGTCCAGGCCATCTTACGCGCTCGCCTTTTCTTCGCGGGGGCGGGTGGTGACCCGTTCGATGCGCTTCTCGTAGACCGCGCCCTTGACGATGCGGTCGACGAAGATGCCGGGGGTGTGGATGTGGTCCTTGTCGATCGAGCCGACCGGCACGAGGTTCTCGACCTCGGCGACCGTGACCTTGCCGGCCGTGGCCATCATCGGATTGAAGTTCCGGGCGGTCTTTCGGTAGACGAGATTGCCCTCGGCGTCGCCAGTATGGGCCTTGACGATGGAGAGGTCGGCGGTGAGGCCGCGCTCCATCACATAGGTCTCGCCGTCGAACTCACGGACTTCCTTGCCTTCGGCCACCAGCGTGCCGACTCCGGTCTTGGTGAAGAAGGCCGGGATCCCGGCGCCGCCGGCGCGGATGCGCTCGGCGAGCGTGCCCTGCGGATTGAACTCCAGCTCCAGCGCGCCCGACAGATAGAGCTGCTCGAACAGTTTGTTCTCGCCGACATAGGACGAGATCATCTTCTTGATCTGGCCGCTCTCGAGCAGGACGCCGAGGCCGAAGCCGTCGATCCCGCAATTGTTGGACACCACCGTCAGGTTCTTGACGCCGGATTCCTTGATCGCGGCGATCAGGTTCTCTGGGATGCCGCAGAGGCCGAAGCCCCCGGCCATGATGGTCATGCCGTCAAAGAGCAGCCCGGCGAGGGCGTCTGCGGCGTCGTTGCGCGTCTTACCAGCCATGGGACCCTTTTAGCTGCAATCGGCCGGTTGAGAACCGGGTCACGCGAAAAAATTCATCAACTGGCGAAGAGTTACTCGGCCAGCGCCTTGGGCGACTTCTTCATGGCGTCGGCGGCCTCCTTGTTGCCCGCCTCCCCTTCCTTGCGGGGCACCGAGAACGGCTCCGGCGTCGGGGTCTGCATATTGCCGCGCATCAGCCAGCGGCCCTCCTGGATGCCGCCCGCCACCTGCAGCTCCAGCCGCTCGGTGTCGCGCCGGCGGACGTCGCGCGCGATCTCGGCGGCCTCCACCTCGTCGACGCCCAGCGAGATCAGGACGTTCTTGCCGAACACCAGGGCCGACTCGAAGGTCTCGCGGATCTGGTAGTCGACGCCGGCCTTGATCAGCCGCAGCGAATGGCCGCGGTCGAAGGCGCGCACGAACAGCTTGGCCAGGGGGAACTCCGACTTCACCAGTTCGACGATCTTGTCGGCGACCTCGGCGTTGTCGACGCAGACCAGGATCGCCTCGGCGTTGGTCGCGCCCGAGGCGCGCAGCACGTCGAGCCGGGTGCCGTCGCCATAGTAGACCTTGAAGCCGAAGGTGCCGGCGGCGCGGATCATCTCGACGTCGGTCTCGATCAGCGAGACCTCCATGCCGCGGGCCAGCAGCGGCTGGCTGACCACCTGGGCGAACCGGCCGAAGCCGATCATCAGCACCCGGCCTTCGAGATTGGCGGCCAGTTCGATCCCGTCCATCGACTCCGTGGGCGGCGGCATCAGCCGGGTGAGCACGATCACCACCAACGGGGTCAGCGCCATGGAGAAGATCACGATGGCGGTCATGGCGGCGCTGGTCCGGCCGTCCATCACCCCGGCGGCGACCGCCGCGCCATAGAGCACGAAGGCGAACTCGCCGCCCTGGGCGAACAGGGCAGCGCGCTGGATCGCCTCGCGGTTTCCCGCCCTGAACAGCCGCGCGACGCCATAGATGCCGGCCGCCTTCACCGCCATGAAGGCCAGCACGCCGAGCACGACCAGCGCCCATTCGGCGGCCACCACCGACAGGTCCAGCGACATGCCGACGCTGAGGAAGAACAGGCCCAGCAGGATGCCGCGGAACGGCTCGATGTCGGCCTCGAGCTGGAAGCGGAAGGTCGATTCCGAGAGCAGCACCCCGGCCAGGAACGCGCCCATCGCCATGGAGAGGCCGCCCCACTGCATGAAGAGCGCCGTCCCCAGCACCACCAGCAGGGCCGCGGCGGTCATGATTTCGCGCGCGCCGGTGCGGGCCAGGATCTGGAAGAACGGGTTCAGCAGCCAGCGGCCGGCGGCGATCACCACGGCGATGCAGCCGAGGCCGATCAGCAGGCCGAGCCAGACCGGGCGGCCGCCTTCGACGCCGCCGCCGCTCATCGTGCCCAGCACGACCACCAGGGCCAGCAGCGGCACCACCGCCAGGTCCTCAAGCAGCAGGATCGAGACCGCGCGCTGGCCGGCCTCGGTCGCGGTCTCGCCCCGCTCGTCCAGCATCTTCATGATCACGGCGGTGGAGGACAGCACGAAGCCGCTGGCGCCGATCACCGCCGCCGCCGGCGGCAACCCCGCCAGCATGGCCACGCCCGACAGCAGCGCGCAGCAGACCAGCACCTGGGCCGCGCCGAGGCCGAAGATCTGGCCCCGCAGGCTCCACAGCTTGCTGGGTCGCATCTCCAGCCCGATGATGAACAGGAACAGCACCACGCCGAGTTCGGCCACGTGCAGGATGGCTTCGGGGTCGGCGAACAGCTTGAGCCCGAACGGGCCGATCACGAGGCCCGCGGCCAGGTAGCCGAGCACCGATCCGAGGCCCAGCTTGCGGAACACCGGCACCGCCACCACGCCCGCCGCCAGCAGGGCGACGGCGTGCCCAAGGTTCATCCCCGCAGCCTCTGCCGCCATCGACGCTCCAATACGCTTGGCCGCCCCTCCGAGCAGGGCGGCTCTCGCGCGTATGTGGTGTCAAAAGGCGCCGGGGCGCAACGGGGAGCGCCGCCGGCGCCACATGGGAAGCGGGCCTGCCCGAGGTCGGAGCAGGTCCGGGACGCGTCAGCCCGTATAGGGTCGCAGCACGATCTCGACCCGGCGGTTCTTGGCGCGGCCGGCGTCGGTCGAATTGTCGGCGATCGGCTGGGTCGACCCGCGGCCCTCGACATAGAGACGGTCGCGCAGCACCCCGCCGCGGCCGGTCAGGTAGTCGGCCACCGACAGCGCCCGGCGCTCCGAAAGCGACTGATTGTAGTCCGCGCGGCCGGTGGAGTCGGCGTGGCCGATCACGTCGACCAGGGTCTGCGGATAGTTGTTCAGGCTGCGCGCCACGTCGTCGAGCGCGCCGTAGAACTGCGGCTGGATGTCGGCGCGGTCGAAGCCGAAGGTCACGTCGCTGGGCATCTGCAGGACGATGTTGTCGCCCTGGCGCTGGACCTCGACGCCGCTGCCGGCCAGTTCGCGGCGCAGTTCGGCCTGCTGGCGATCCATGTAGTTGCCGACGCCCGCGCCGGCGAGCGCGCCGATGCCGGCCCCGATCAGCGCGTTCTTGCGGCCCTGCTCGCTGCGGTTGGTGTTGGTCAGATAGCCCAGCGCGGCGCCGCCGAGCGCCCCGGCGATCGCGCCGGTGCCGGTGTTGTTGCGGACGACCTGTCCGGTGTAGGGGTCGGTGGTGGTGCAGGCGGCCAGGGCCCCTGCCCCCAGGATACAGGCCCCGAGGGCGGTCAGTTTGCGCATAAGCGATCTCCTCGATCGTGAAACTCAGGTGCGAACGCGAGCGCTACGGTCAAGGTTCCCGCGAGACGGGACGAAGGTTCAGACGTGACGACAGAGACGATCAAGCCGGTTTCGTTCAAGCGCTTCGGCGGCGACTTCGACGGCTTCTCGGGCGATCTGGGCGGGTCGTTCGCCCGCTACGGCTTCGCGGTGATCTCCGACCACGACCTGCCGCAGGCCCGGATCGAGGCGGCGCTGGCCGCCACCAAGGCCTTCTTCGCCCTGCCTGAGGCGGTCAAGCGCGCCTATGTCGTCGGGACAGGCGGTCAGCGCGGCTACACCCCCTTCGGCATCGAAACCGCCAAGGACGCCAAGCACTTCGACCTCAAGGAATTCTGGCACATGGGCCGCGACCTGCCGGCCGGCCATCCGTTCCGCGACTTCATGCCTGACAATGTCTGGCCGGCCGAGGTCCCGGCGTTCCACACCGAGATCGCCTGGCTGTTCAACGCCCTGGACGGCATGGGTCGCCAGGTGCTGGAAGCCATCGCCGCCTACCTGAAGCTCGACCGCCGGTTCTTCGATCCGACCGTGAACTTCGGCAACTCGATCCTGCGGCTGCTGCACTACCCGCCGGTGCCGAAGGACGGCCCCAACATCCGCGCCGGCGCGCACGAGGACATCAACGTCATCACCCTCCTGCTGGGCGCCGAGGAAGCCGGCCTGGAGGTGCTGGACCGCGACGGCCAGTGGCTGGCGATCAACCCGCCGCCCGGCTCGGTGGTCTGCAACATCGGCGACATGCTGCAGCGACTGACCAACCATGTGCTGCCTTCGACCACGCACCGGGTGGTCAATCCGGCGCCTGAGCGCCGCGGCTTTGCGCGCTATTCCACGCCGTTCTTCCTGCACTTCAATCCGGACTACGAGATCCGCACCCTGCCTGGTTGTATCACCCCGCAGCATCCCGATCGCGGCCTGGCGCCCATCACCGCCGACGCGTTCCTCAAGGAGCGGCTGCGGGAGATCAAGCTTCTTTAGCTGAACCGCGGAACCCTTTTGCGGGGAGGGATTTCCCCACAGGGCGTGCGGCGGACGCGAAAAAATCCCCAAGCTTGACAGTTTTCCACAACTGATCGACCAAAGGTTGCCGAACGCCGTTCTGAAAAAGACGGAAATTTAACTGCGCGGCCCGATCTTCGGGCGCAAGAACACGGCCGGGGGATGAACATGTCCAAGCCTGGATCGGCCTCGCCGGCCGAGGCCGCGCGGCTTGCCGCCATCGCCACCCTTGATCTCGAGGAGCTGAAGCCGACCTTCGAGAGGGTCGGCCGGCTGGCCCGCGCCTATGCGCGGCTAGACCTAGGCGACGTGGTGATGGTCGGCGCCGAGCGCACCTGGCACGCCAGCGTCGGCCCCAGCTGGACCGACGAACAGATCTGCCAGGATCAGTCGTTTTCCGAGGTCGTAGTCGGGCAGGACCAGCTGCTGTGGGTCGCCGACGCGCGGGCCGACGCCCGCTTCGAGCGCCATCCGCACGTGGTCGGTCCCGAGGCGGTGCGCTTCTACGCCGGCGCACCGATCCGCATGGCCGACGGCCAGCCGATCGGCGTGGTCTGCGTGGCCAGCCGCGACCCGCACGCCTATGACAGCGACCTGGCGAGCTACCTGATCGACCTGGCGGCGGTCGCCTCGAACGAGTGCTCGCGCCACCACGCCCAGCGCGACCTGGTGAAGTACGCCGGCGAGGCGCAGGCAGCCAACAAGGCCAAGAGCGAGTTCCTGGCCAATATGAGCCACGAGATCCGCACCCCGCTGAACGGGGTGATGGGCATCGCCGGAGCCCTGGCCAAGACCCCGCTCAGCCGACACCAGGCCGACATGGTCGAACTGATCGAGACCTCGGCCCAGACGCTCGAAGCCCTGCTGACCGACATCCTCGACCTGGCCCGGATCGAGGCCGGCCGCATGGAGATCCGGCCCGAGCCGTTCGACATGGCGACCTCGGTCAATGCCTGTGCGGCGCTGTTCGAGGCCAGCGCCCAGGCCAAGGGCCTGAAGCTTAGGGTGGAGATCGAGCCCTACGCCCAGGGAGCCTTCGAAGGCGACGGCCCGCGCATCCGCCAGATCCTGACCAACCTGCTGGGCAACGCGGTCAAGTTCACGGCCCAGGGCGAGGTCCGGCTGACCGTCGCCGCCCGCCGCGACGAGACCACCACCCACCTGACCTTCACCGTGGCCGACACCGGCATCGGCTTCG
This region includes:
- a CDS encoding glycosyltransferase family 39 protein, whose amino-acid sequence is MPSTPLSAHGTDRHWRAVLMITLALTAVRMVALFATPLELYPDEAQYWLWSRTLDWGYYSKPPMVAWLIWATTSIGGDAEPWVRFSAPLLHAVTTFCVFAIGRRLYDSSTGFAAAVLYLLMPAVQLSSLVAATDAPLLMFLALALLAYVEMPAGDARRRVWLAAGFGAALGLAFLSKYAAVYGLIGLALHLAASPDARRIWNLKSVLAALAALLAILAPNLIWNAAHDFATVQHTAANANWSGRQLFNLGELGDFLASQFGVFGPIPFAVLLGGAAVLAFRRRLQPADVLLICFALPAILIVTGQAFISRANANWSGAGYAPGVILVAAWLVRWRARWWLIGALALQGAVAAVFLACVLNPGFADRVGLSNAFKRAKGWEQMTQAMAERAMREPPGALSAIAVNDRFLFNAAAYYGREYFGQNGEPPLKMWVREAHPQNQAETVAPLTAADGRRVLAVSLEQVFVDEMKADFRATSGEEIVSIWLDRKRKRKAEMFIAEGFAPAPRDPVTGKPIPKQP
- the msrA gene encoding peptide-methionine (S)-S-oxide reductase MsrA encodes the protein MKTLRTAAALATLSTLALAPVAQAATAVFAGGCFWSTEKAMESLPGVTSVVSGYAGGAMPNPTYQNHRGHLEAVKVTYDPAKISYAKLVDGFFHHIDPTDAGGQICDRGPSYTTAVFVDGGAETATAQAVKAQVAKTLGKPVATRILTGGKFWPAEAYHQDYAKRNPANYEAYRIGCGRDRALKAVWGSAYR
- a CDS encoding 3-oxoacid CoA-transferase subunit B, which translates into the protein MAWTRDEMAARAAKELRDGFYVNLGIGIPTLVANYIPDGMHVTLQSENGMLGMGPFPYEGEEDADLINAGKQTITELASSSYFSSADSFAMIRGGHIALSILGGMQVAQNGDLANWMVPGKMVKGMGGAMDLVAGVKRVVVVMDHCEKSGAPKLLKECSLPLTGAGVVDLLITELGVFEINRGKTPVKLIELAPGVTLDEVTAKTEAAFEVAL
- a CDS encoding CoA transferase subunit A, producing the protein MAGKTRNDAADALAGLLFDGMTIMAGGFGLCGIPENLIAAIKESGVKNLTVVSNNCGIDGFGLGVLLESGQIKKMISSYVGENKLFEQLYLSGALELEFNPQGTLAERIRAGGAGIPAFFTKTGVGTLVAEGKEVREFDGETYVMERGLTADLSIVKAHTGDAEGNLVYRKTARNFNPMMATAGKVTVAEVENLVPVGSIDKDHIHTPGIFVDRIVKGAVYEKRIERVTTRPREEKASA
- a CDS encoding monovalent cation:proton antiporter-2 (CPA2) family protein, translating into MAAEAAGMNLGHAVALLAAGVVAVPVFRKLGLGSVLGYLAAGLVIGPFGLKLFADPEAILHVAELGVVLFLFIIGLEMRPSKLWSLRGQIFGLGAAQVLVCCALLSGVAMLAGLPPAAAVIGASGFVLSSTAVIMKMLDERGETATEAGQRAVSILLLEDLAVVPLLALVVVLGTMSGGGVEGGRPVWLGLLIGLGCIAVVIAAGRWLLNPFFQILARTGAREIMTAAALLVVLGTALFMQWGGLSMAMGAFLAGVLLSESTFRFQLEADIEPFRGILLGLFFLSVGMSLDLSVVAAEWALVVLGVLAFMAVKAAGIYGVARLFRAGNREAIQRAALFAQGGEFAFVLYGAAVAAGVMDGRTSAAMTAIVIFSMALTPLVVIVLTRLMPPPTESMDGIELAANLEGRVLMIGFGRFAQVVSQPLLARGMEVSLIETDVEMIRAAGTFGFKVYYGDGTRLDVLRASGATNAEAILVCVDNAEVADKIVELVKSEFPLAKLFVRAFDRGHSLRLIKAGVDYQIRETFESALVFGKNVLISLGVDEVEAAEIARDVRRRDTERLELQVAGGIQEGRWLMRGNMQTPTPEPFSVPRKEGEAGNKEAADAMKKSPKALAE
- a CDS encoding OmpA family protein; translation: MRKLTALGACILGAGALAACTTTDPYTGQVVRNNTGTGAIAGALGGAALGYLTNTNRSEQGRKNALIGAGIGALAGAGVGNYMDRQQAELRRELAGSGVEVQRQGDNIVLQMPSDVTFGFDRADIQPQFYGALDDVARSLNNYPQTLVDVIGHADSTGRADYNQSLSERRALSVADYLTGRGGVLRDRLYVEGRGSTQPIADNSTDAGRAKNRRVEIVLRPYTG
- a CDS encoding 2OG-Fe(II) oxygenase family protein — encoded protein: MTTETIKPVSFKRFGGDFDGFSGDLGGSFARYGFAVISDHDLPQARIEAALAATKAFFALPEAVKRAYVVGTGGQRGYTPFGIETAKDAKHFDLKEFWHMGRDLPAGHPFRDFMPDNVWPAEVPAFHTEIAWLFNALDGMGRQVLEAIAAYLKLDRRFFDPTVNFGNSILRLLHYPPVPKDGPNIRAGAHEDINVITLLLGAEEAGLEVLDRDGQWLAINPPPGSVVCNIGDMLQRLTNHVLPSTTHRVVNPAPERRGFARYSTPFFLHFNPDYEIRTLPGCITPQHPDRGLAPITADAFLKERLREIKLL
- a CDS encoding GAF domain-containing hybrid sensor histidine kinase/response regulator; translation: MSKPGSASPAEAARLAAIATLDLEELKPTFERVGRLARAYARLDLGDVVMVGAERTWHASVGPSWTDEQICQDQSFSEVVVGQDQLLWVADARADARFERHPHVVGPEAVRFYAGAPIRMADGQPIGVVCVASRDPHAYDSDLASYLIDLAAVASNECSRHHAQRDLVKYAGEAQAANKAKSEFLANMSHEIRTPLNGVMGIAGALAKTPLSRHQADMVELIETSAQTLEALLTDILDLARIEAGRMEIRPEPFDMATSVNACAALFEASAQAKGLKLRVEIEPYAQGAFEGDGPRIRQILTNLLGNAVKFTAQGEVRLTVAARRDETTTHLTFTVADTGIGFDEATHRRLFGRFQQADGSITRQYGGTGLGLAISRSLAEAMGGELSASAVAGRGATFVLALELPRRHGAVEMWGEHEHAAGEEAELDAMRVLLAEDHPTNRRVVELILGAAGVDLISVENGAEAVDEAARGSFDLILMDMQMPVMDGLTAISAIRRREARAGRRTPIFTLTANAMPEHAEASARAGADGHVTKPITAERLLHVVEQVWAEKAARTAQDTNVVALRA